A stretch of Crossiella cryophila DNA encodes these proteins:
- a CDS encoding phage tail protein — protein MMGLGPNQNQDALTAARFSITVDGYELACFTELTGITTSVEPVDYMYSSDREVGFKKLPGTKKPPTVILKRGKTGGMQLWAWHEAVLTGNIVAARKSCSLVMYNFDGQPVARYYLENAWPAKLEIGALRAGSNDVLTESVTIVCEHIQRVAP, from the coding sequence ATGATGGGACTCGGCCCGAACCAGAACCAGGACGCGCTGACCGCGGCGCGCTTCTCCATCACGGTGGACGGCTATGAACTGGCCTGCTTCACCGAGCTGACCGGCATCACCACCTCGGTGGAACCGGTGGACTACATGTACTCCTCCGACCGCGAGGTCGGCTTCAAGAAGCTGCCCGGCACCAAGAAGCCGCCGACGGTGATCCTCAAGCGCGGCAAGACCGGCGGCATGCAGCTGTGGGCCTGGCACGAGGCCGTGCTCACCGGCAACATCGTGGCCGCCCGCAAAAGCTGCTCGCTGGTGATGTACAACTTCGACGGCCAGCCGGTCGCCCGCTACTACCTGGAGAACGCCTGGCCGGCCAAGCTGGAGATCGGCGCGCTGCGGGCCGGTTCCAACGACGTGCTCACCGAGTCGGTCACCATTGTCTGCGAACACATCCAGCGGGTGGCGCCATGA
- a CDS encoding phage tail sheath family protein, with protein MPNYLSPGVYVEEVSSGSKPIEGVGTAVAAFLGFAEQGPIDQPVLVTNWTQFSQTFGGFVEGSYLAHSVYGYFLNGGGRAYVVRIGGAERGAAVAELPAGPGAPPLRLQALPGVDAEISVSVQESGKGGEDSFKLVVKKAGKVEETHDNLSVRPGPGYVVTALRRSKLVAVQELQDEQLVVPVKGAEVALAVRAAAPAVSARDYVGDAADRTGFAGLEAVDDVTMLCVPDLMAAHQRGLLDEEGVKAVQLAMIAHCELMADRVAVLDSPAGLNAQQVKQWRTEFAGYDSKYAALYWPWIKVIDPLSGRTKEIPPGGHLAGVWARNDATRGVHKAPANEQLRGVVALELAITKGEHDLLNPIGLNCLRSFPGQGIRVWGARTLSSDPEWRYLNVRRLFNYVEKSILQGTNWVVFEPNDPKLWDSVKRTITMFLRGVWRDGALFGRTPGESFYVKCDEENNPQESRDNGVLTVEIGIAPVKPAEFVVFRISQYAEGAGLEE; from the coding sequence ATGCCGAACTACCTGTCACCAGGGGTGTACGTCGAGGAGGTGTCCTCGGGGTCGAAGCCGATCGAGGGCGTCGGCACCGCGGTGGCCGCCTTCCTCGGGTTCGCCGAGCAGGGACCGATCGACCAGCCCGTGCTGGTGACCAACTGGACCCAGTTCAGCCAGACCTTCGGCGGCTTCGTCGAGGGCTCCTACCTCGCGCACTCGGTGTACGGCTACTTCCTCAACGGCGGCGGCCGGGCCTATGTGGTGCGCATCGGCGGTGCCGAACGCGGTGCCGCGGTGGCCGAACTGCCCGCCGGGCCGGGCGCGCCACCGTTGCGGTTGCAGGCGTTGCCGGGGGTGGACGCGGAGATCTCGGTGTCGGTGCAGGAGTCCGGCAAGGGCGGCGAGGACAGCTTCAAGCTGGTGGTGAAGAAGGCGGGCAAGGTCGAGGAGACCCACGACAACCTCAGCGTGCGCCCCGGACCCGGTTATGTGGTCACCGCGCTGCGGCGGTCCAAACTCGTTGCGGTGCAAGAACTCCAGGACGAACAGCTCGTCGTGCCGGTCAAGGGCGCGGAGGTGGCCCTGGCAGTGCGGGCCGCGGCGCCCGCGGTGTCGGCGCGGGACTACGTCGGCGACGCGGCCGACCGCACCGGGTTCGCCGGGCTGGAGGCGGTGGACGACGTGACCATGCTGTGCGTGCCCGACCTGATGGCCGCGCACCAGCGTGGGCTGCTCGACGAGGAGGGCGTGAAAGCCGTGCAGCTGGCCATGATCGCGCACTGCGAGCTGATGGCCGACCGGGTGGCCGTGCTGGACAGCCCGGCCGGGCTCAACGCCCAGCAGGTCAAGCAGTGGCGCACCGAGTTCGCCGGCTACGACTCGAAGTACGCGGCGCTGTACTGGCCGTGGATCAAGGTGATAGACCCGTTGTCCGGGCGTACCAAGGAGATCCCGCCGGGCGGGCACCTGGCCGGGGTGTGGGCACGCAACGACGCCACTCGTGGCGTGCACAAGGCCCCGGCCAACGAACAACTGCGCGGCGTGGTCGCGCTGGAACTGGCCATCACCAAGGGCGAACACGATCTGCTCAACCCGATCGGGCTCAACTGTCTACGGTCCTTCCCCGGCCAGGGCATCCGGGTGTGGGGCGCGCGCACGCTGTCCAGCGATCCGGAATGGCGTTACCTCAACGTGCGCAGGCTGTTCAACTACGTGGAGAAGTCCATCCTGCAGGGCACCAACTGGGTGGTGTTCGAGCCCAACGACCCGAAGCTGTGGGACTCGGTGAAACGCACCATCACCATGTTCCTGCGCGGGGTCTGGCGGGACGGTGCGCTGTTCGGCCGCACGCCGGGGGAATCCTTCTACGTCAAGTGCGATGAGGAGAACAACCCGCAGGAGAGCCGGGACAACGGCGTGCTCACCGTGGAGATCGGCATCGCCCCGGTCAAACCAGCCGAGTTCGTGGTGTTCCGCATCTCGCAGTACGCCGAGGGCGCCGGGCTTGAGGAGTAG
- a CDS encoding Pvc16 family protein, with the protein MITDVDQAVRAVLTEALGGTALVEFALPTDPPEDPVLALLLRDIRAEAGGSDWTDIRDETGRVVGRRPPVRRFRLTYLLCAQAREPEQEHRLLEIALRTLTAHPTLAIPALPAQPATLDVGVPVDGPLPGIGLAVTGPLVPDVLTALESPVESLDLGTGGPATRAVHPGPTRWRQVRFR; encoded by the coding sequence GTGATCACCGATGTCGACCAGGCCGTGCGGGCCGTACTGACCGAGGCCCTGGGCGGCACGGCCCTGGTGGAGTTCGCCCTGCCCACGGACCCGCCCGAAGACCCGGTGCTCGCACTGCTGCTGCGCGACATCCGGGCCGAGGCCGGCGGCTCGGACTGGACCGACATCCGTGACGAGACCGGCCGGGTGGTGGGCAGGCGGCCTCCGGTGCGCCGATTCCGCCTAACCTACCTGCTGTGCGCCCAAGCCCGGGAGCCCGAACAGGAGCACCGGCTGTTGGAGATCGCGCTGCGCACCCTCACCGCGCACCCGACCCTCGCCATCCCCGCCCTGCCCGCCCAACCCGCCACCCTGGACGTGGGTGTGCCGGTGGACGGCCCGCTGCCCGGTATCGGCCTTGCGGTCACCGGCCCGCTGGTGCCGGATGTGCTGACCGCACTGGAATCGCCAGTCGAATCCCTGGACCTGGGCACCGGCGGACCCGCCACCAGGGCCGTGCATCCGGGCCCGACCCGGTGGCGGCAGGTCAGGTTCAGATGA
- a CDS encoding response regulator transcription factor, producing the protein MTGRIPVCVHASDPILRTGLAAALRGQPGLLVVEQAAIDPEVVGVVAAEVMDEEVTAGLRRLHGRGCRRVVLVLSKVDSVDLPAAVDLGVCAVLRRAEAGAERLADVVGRAARGEAALPPEMLARLLKQVARMQRNLLSPHGAGFTGLSRREAEVLRLVSQGLETKDIAARLSYSERTVKNVLHDVTSRFHLKNRSHAVAYAMREGLI; encoded by the coding sequence ATGACCGGCCGGATCCCCGTGTGCGTGCACGCGTCCGACCCGATCCTGCGCACCGGACTGGCCGCGGCGTTGCGCGGTCAGCCGGGGCTGCTGGTGGTCGAGCAGGCCGCGATCGATCCCGAGGTGGTGGGGGTGGTCGCCGCCGAGGTGATGGACGAGGAGGTCACGGCCGGGCTGCGCAGGCTGCACGGCAGGGGGTGCCGGCGGGTGGTGCTGGTGTTGTCCAAAGTGGACAGTGTGGACCTGCCTGCCGCGGTGGACCTCGGGGTGTGCGCGGTGCTGCGGCGGGCCGAGGCGGGGGCGGAACGGCTGGCGGACGTGGTCGGGCGGGCGGCGCGGGGTGAGGCCGCGTTGCCGCCGGAGATGCTGGCCCGGTTGCTCAAGCAGGTGGCCCGGATGCAGCGGAACCTGCTGTCCCCGCACGGCGCGGGGTTCACCGGGTTGTCCCGGCGGGAGGCCGAGGTGCTGCGGCTGGTGTCGCAGGGCCTGGAGACCAAGGACATCGCGGCTCGACTGTCCTATTCGGAGCGCACGGTGAAGAACGTGCTGCACGACGTCACCTCGCGGTTCCACCTGAAGAACCGGTCGCACGCGGTGGCCTACGCCATGCGCGAGGGCCTCATCTGA
- a CDS encoding PAAR domain-containing protein, with translation MPVAKLGDRVVGVDVHVVLVPSAGGPVPTPMSLPFNGTITGGCCATVLVGGRPIATVGSEATNNPPHTPPNGSFANQPTNRGVVLLGSATVLAGGKPVARSGDRVQTCNDPAPAPTGQIVATGTVLTGG, from the coding sequence ATGCCAGTGGCGAAGCTCGGCGACCGGGTGGTCGGCGTAGACGTGCACGTGGTCCTGGTGCCCTCGGCCGGCGGTCCGGTGCCGACCCCGATGTCCTTGCCGTTCAACGGAACCATCACCGGCGGTTGCTGCGCCACGGTGCTCGTTGGCGGCCGGCCGATCGCCACCGTGGGCAGCGAGGCGACCAACAACCCGCCGCACACCCCGCCCAACGGCAGCTTCGCCAACCAGCCGACCAACCGCGGGGTGGTCCTGCTGGGCAGTGCGACCGTGCTCGCCGGGGGGAAGCCGGTGGCCCGCTCCGGGGACCGGGTGCAGACCTGCAACGACCCGGCGCCGGCGCCGACCGGGCAGATCGTGGCCACCGGCACGGTACTGACCGGAGGTTGA
- a CDS encoding GNAT family N-acetyltransferase: protein MVVVWLEVDERIVLRSLEEADLPALYGIVAAERSRLAGWLPWVDQVWSAEDLRRRPAAHTALVIEVDGRVAGSVTVMVSHADRVAALGYWLAADFCGAGVLTRCLRALLRSVFTGGGINRVEIRVAADNLASRRVAERLGLGHEGTLRRAAVLGGRVRDVEVYAALAGEWAAPPVCANGSPS, encoded by the coding sequence GTGGTGGTGGTGTGGCTGGAGGTGGACGAGCGGATCGTGTTGCGGTCCCTGGAGGAGGCGGATCTGCCTGCGCTGTACGGGATCGTGGCCGCCGAACGCTCCCGGCTGGCCGGCTGGTTGCCGTGGGTGGACCAGGTGTGGTCCGCGGAAGACCTGCGGCGCCGGCCGGCCGCGCACACCGCGCTGGTGATCGAGGTGGACGGGCGGGTCGCGGGGTCGGTCACGGTCATGGTGAGTCACGCCGACCGGGTGGCCGCACTGGGTTACTGGCTGGCGGCGGACTTCTGCGGGGCGGGGGTGCTGACCCGGTGCCTGCGGGCGTTGCTGCGCAGTGTGTTCACGGGCGGCGGGATCAACCGGGTGGAGATCCGGGTGGCCGCGGACAACCTGGCCAGTCGCCGGGTGGCCGAGCGGCTGGGGCTGGGTCATGAGGGCACGTTGCGGCGGGCGGCGGTGCTGGGCGGGCGGGTGCGGGACGTCGAGGTGTACGCGGCGCTCGCGGGCGAGTGGGCAGCACCACCCGTCTGTGCGAACGGATCACCTTCCTGA
- a CDS encoding substrate-binding domain-containing protein, producing MRLSVVLLSLALTTTACTVREPGPPDPGGRRIAVIAGPLADPFFAALKSGAEQAAADLRVQMDYLAPAATAEFGAELVRLLGNAVANGADGIALGDYFPEQQDPGIRAAVAAGRTVVLINSGESSWQAVGATGYVGQDEQRTGTLAGQRLAEAGARRVLCVNHVPGSPATTQRCAGLGTALRAAGGAVTELPLASAEATNPTATQQAISGALTADPALDGVFTLGSSFAEQALRAIGPERRVRVATTDLSTGVLESVRDGRILFAVDQQPYLQGYYGVLIAVQRLAHGLRPNAPVRTGPLVVDQANAAEVLAHNRDRGIRGAK from the coding sequence ATGCGCCTGTCCGTCGTCCTGCTGTCGCTCGCCCTGACCACCACCGCCTGCACCGTCCGCGAACCGGGGCCGCCGGATCCGGGTGGGCGGCGGATCGCGGTGATCGCCGGGCCGCTGGCCGATCCGTTCTTCGCCGCGCTGAAGTCCGGCGCCGAGCAGGCCGCCGCCGATCTGCGGGTGCAGATGGACTACCTGGCCCCGGCCGCCACCGCCGAGTTCGGCGCCGAACTGGTGCGGTTACTGGGAAACGCGGTGGCCAACGGGGCCGACGGGATCGCGCTCGGCGACTACTTCCCGGAGCAGCAGGACCCGGGGATCCGGGCGGCGGTGGCGGCCGGGCGGACCGTGGTGCTGATCAACAGCGGTGAGTCCTCCTGGCAGGCGGTCGGTGCCACCGGCTACGTCGGACAGGACGAGCAGCGCACCGGAACCCTTGCCGGACAACGACTCGCCGAGGCGGGTGCGCGCCGCGTGCTGTGCGTGAACCACGTCCCGGGCAGCCCGGCCACCACCCAGCGTTGTGCCGGGCTGGGCACGGCGTTGCGGGCGGCGGGCGGGGCGGTCACCGAGTTGCCGCTGGCCAGTGCGGAGGCGACCAACCCGACCGCCACCCAGCAGGCGATCAGCGGTGCGCTGACCGCGGATCCGGCCCTGGACGGGGTGTTCACCCTCGGTTCGTCCTTCGCCGAGCAGGCGTTGCGGGCGATCGGGCCGGAGCGCCGGGTGCGGGTGGCGACCACGGATCTGTCCACCGGGGTGCTGGAATCGGTGCGGGACGGCCGGATCCTGTTCGCGGTGGACCAACAGCCTTACCTGCAAGGCTATTACGGTGTGCTCATCGCGGTGCAGCGGCTCGCCCACGGCCTGCGCCCGAACGCGCCGGTGCGCACCGGACCCCTGGTGGTGGATCAGGCCAACGCCGCCGAAGTATTGGCGCACAACCGGGATCGCGGGATCCGCGGCGCGAAATGA
- a CDS encoding ABC transporter permease: MTRRPELRIGLGLLALGVFFTLVCGPDFLLRPQWLTLAAEIGVVAIPLTLLVIAGEFDLSAGSVLAAAGMTTAIAHGHFTTPLWAAALLALAVGALTGLLNGVLTVVTGLPSFLVTLVSLLLVAGGTLGLSRAITGSGGVSLRPAGPGTVEAVVLAWVLLALVAGRLLGHTPFGNWVLATGGDRTAARALGVPVTRVRITLFVATSTAAALIGVAQAIRFAGADVARGQGFLFVCLTAVVIGGAALSGGRGSVTGACLGSALCAVLSAGVVQAGWGSDWAPLLWGALLLAATAGQHGVRRSRSGRPW, from the coding sequence ATGACCCGCCGTCCGGAACTCCGCATCGGCCTCGGCCTGCTCGCACTGGGCGTGTTCTTCACCCTGGTGTGCGGACCGGATTTCCTGCTGCGCCCGCAGTGGCTCACCCTGGCCGCGGAGATCGGGGTGGTCGCGATTCCGTTGACGCTGCTGGTGATCGCGGGCGAGTTCGACCTGTCCGCGGGCTCGGTGCTGGCCGCCGCCGGGATGACCACGGCGATCGCGCACGGCCACTTCACCACCCCGCTCTGGGCCGCGGCACTGCTCGCGCTGGCCGTCGGCGCGCTCACCGGCCTGCTCAACGGGGTGCTGACCGTGGTCACCGGCCTGCCCTCGTTCCTGGTGACCCTGGTGTCGCTGCTGCTGGTCGCGGGCGGCACGCTGGGGCTGTCCAGGGCGATCACCGGCAGCGGCGGGGTGAGCCTGCGCCCGGCCGGGCCCGGCACGGTCGAGGCGGTGGTGCTGGCCTGGGTGCTGCTCGCCCTGGTCGCGGGCCGGCTGCTCGGGCACACCCCGTTCGGCAACTGGGTGCTGGCCACCGGCGGCGACCGGACGGCCGCGCGGGCGCTGGGCGTGCCGGTGACGCGGGTGCGGATCACCCTGTTCGTGGCCACCTCGACCGCGGCGGCACTGATCGGGGTGGCGCAGGCGATCCGGTTCGCGGGCGCGGATGTGGCCCGTGGTCAGGGTTTCCTGTTCGTCTGCCTGACCGCGGTGGTGATCGGTGGGGCGGCACTGTCCGGCGGGCGTGGTTCGGTGACCGGCGCCTGCCTCGGGTCGGCGCTGTGCGCGGTGCTGTCCGCCGGCGTGGTCCAGGCGGGTTGGGGCAGCGACTGGGCGCCGCTGCTCTGGGGTGCGTTGCTGCTGGCCGCCACCGCGGGACAGCACGGGGTCAGACGGTCGCGCTCCGGTCGGCCTTGGTGA
- a CDS encoding 2,3-dihydro-2,3-dihydroxybenzoate dehydrogenase, producing MTVNAWNTTGVAVVSGAARGIGAAVADALAGRGARVALLDLDGDAVRERAAALGEHATGHAVDVADAAAVEAVVAQVEQDLGPVTALVNVAGVLQAAPVAELDPAVWARTFAVNVDGVFHLSRAVTRRMAQRGAGAVVTVTSNAATVPRAGLAAYCASKAASAMFTKVLGLELAGQGIRCNVVAPGSTDTDMGRALWGAGGQAGVIAGAPESFRVGIPLARVADPTDVADAVLFLLSPAARHITMQELCVDGGATLGA from the coding sequence ATGACTGTGAACGCGTGGAACACGACCGGTGTGGCCGTGGTCAGCGGCGCCGCCCGGGGCATCGGCGCCGCCGTCGCCGATGCCCTGGCCGGCCGCGGCGCCAGGGTCGCACTGCTGGATCTCGACGGGGACGCGGTGCGCGAGCGGGCCGCCGCACTCGGTGAGCACGCCACCGGCCACGCCGTGGACGTGGCCGACGCCGCGGCGGTGGAAGCCGTGGTGGCCCAGGTGGAACAGGACCTCGGACCGGTGACCGCGCTGGTCAACGTGGCCGGGGTGTTGCAGGCCGCCCCGGTGGCCGAACTCGACCCGGCGGTGTGGGCACGCACCTTCGCGGTCAACGTGGACGGGGTGTTCCACCTCTCCCGCGCGGTGACCAGGCGGATGGCGCAGCGCGGCGCGGGCGCGGTGGTCACGGTGACCTCCAACGCCGCCACCGTGCCCAGGGCCGGACTGGCCGCCTACTGCGCGTCCAAGGCGGCCAGCGCGATGTTCACCAAGGTGCTCGGGCTGGAACTGGCCGGGCAGGGCATCCGCTGCAACGTAGTCGCGCCCGGCTCCACCGACACCGACATGGGCCGCGCGCTGTGGGGCGCGGGCGGCCAGGCCGGGGTGATCGCGGGCGCGCCGGAGTCCTTCCGGGTGGGCATCCCACTGGCCAGGGTGGCCGACCCCACCGACGTCGCCGACGCGGTGCTCTTCCTCCTCTCCCCCGCCGCGCGGCACATCACGATGCAGGAGTTGTGCGTCGACGGTGGCGCCACGCTCGGGGCCTGA
- a CDS encoding (2,3-dihydroxybenzoyl)adenylate synthase — MWPDEFASRYRELGYWRGETFGGLLREWAGRWGERTAVIDGETHLSYAELDRRADRLAAGLHGIGVRAGDRVVLQLPSTAAFFDVIFALFRLGALPVFALPSHRANEIGYFCAHSEAVALVTTDVLDGFDHRSLAAVAGNARVIIAGDPGEHTALADLYTDPIPLPERDPGELAFLQLSGGSTGRPKLIPRTHDDYLYSVWASADICGLSTETVYLCALPVAHNYPLSSPGVLGVLYAGGTVVLCPRPDPATAFALIERHRVTITGVVPPIALVWLESARRSTRDLSSLQVLQVGGAKLAEEVARRVRPTLGCTLQQVFGMAEGLVNYTRLDDPEEVVVSTQGRPISAHDEVLVLDEDGNPVPDGETGHLLTRGPYTIRGYWRAEEHNARAFTPDGFYRTGDIVRRDSDGYLVVTGRAKDQINRGGEKIAAEEVENELLAHPAVHDAAVVAMPDRYLGERSCAFVVLRQGVPVPAANTLREFVRDRGLAAYKVPDRVEFLDEFPTTAVGKTSTNDLRAALRARLERG, encoded by the coding sequence ATGTGGCCAGACGAGTTCGCCAGCCGCTACCGCGAGCTGGGTTACTGGCGCGGCGAGACCTTCGGCGGACTGCTGCGCGAGTGGGCCGGGCGCTGGGGCGAGCGCACCGCCGTGATCGACGGCGAGACCCACCTCAGTTACGCCGAGCTGGACCGGCGGGCCGACCGCCTCGCCGCCGGCCTGCACGGCATCGGCGTGCGCGCCGGGGACCGGGTGGTGCTGCAACTGCCCAGCACCGCGGCCTTCTTCGACGTGATCTTCGCCTTGTTCCGGCTCGGCGCGCTGCCGGTGTTCGCACTGCCTTCCCACCGGGCCAACGAGATCGGCTACTTCTGCGCGCACAGCGAGGCCGTCGCGCTGGTGACCACCGACGTGTTGGACGGCTTCGACCACCGCAGCCTGGCCGCGGTCGCGGGCAACGCCAGGGTGATCATCGCCGGTGATCCGGGCGAGCACACCGCGCTGGCCGACCTCTACACCGACCCGATCCCGTTGCCGGAGCGGGATCCCGGCGAGCTGGCGTTCCTGCAACTCTCCGGCGGCAGCACCGGCAGGCCCAAGCTGATCCCACGCACCCACGACGACTACCTCTACAGCGTCTGGGCCAGTGCGGACATCTGCGGGCTGAGCACCGAGACGGTGTACCTGTGCGCGCTGCCGGTGGCGCACAACTACCCGCTGTCCTCCCCCGGCGTGCTCGGCGTGCTCTACGCGGGCGGCACCGTGGTGCTGTGCCCACGCCCCGATCCGGCCACCGCGTTCGCGCTGATCGAGCGGCACCGGGTCACCATCACCGGGGTGGTGCCGCCGATCGCGTTGGTGTGGCTGGAATCCGCCCGCCGCAGCACCCGTGACCTGTCCAGCCTCCAGGTCCTCCAGGTGGGTGGCGCCAAACTCGCCGAGGAGGTGGCCCGCCGGGTCCGGCCGACCCTGGGCTGCACCCTGCAACAGGTCTTCGGCATGGCCGAGGGACTGGTCAACTACACCCGCCTGGACGATCCGGAGGAGGTCGTGGTCAGCACCCAGGGCCGCCCGATCTCCGCGCACGACGAGGTCCTGGTCCTCGACGAGGACGGAAACCCGGTGCCCGACGGGGAAACCGGGCACCTGCTGACCCGAGGTCCTTACACCATCAGGGGTTACTGGCGGGCCGAGGAGCACAACGCCCGCGCGTTCACCCCGGACGGCTTCTACCGCACCGGCGACATCGTGCGCCGGGACTCCGACGGCTACCTGGTGGTGACCGGCCGGGCCAAGGACCAGATCAACCGCGGCGGGGAGAAGATCGCCGCCGAGGAGGTCGAGAACGAACTGCTCGCCCACCCCGCGGTGCACGACGCCGCGGTGGTGGCCATGCCCGACCGCTACCTGGGCGAGCGCTCCTGCGCGTTCGTCGTGCTGCGCCAAGGGGTGCCCGTCCCCGCGGCGAACACGTTGCGCGAGTTCGTCCGGGACCGCGGCCTGGCCGCCTACAAGGTGCCGGACCGGGTGGAGTTCCTCGACGAGTTCCCCACCACCGCGGTGGGCAAGACCAGCACCAATGACCTGCGTGCCGCGTTGCGCGCACGCCTGGAGAGGGGATGA
- a CDS encoding isochorismatase family protein, whose translation MNTMGLPAIKPYALPEPEELPANRVDWRVDPARAVLLVHDMQNHFLDAFPRADSPLPEVLANIDALRKHCTAAGIPVVFTAQPGGQSQDERGLLLDFWGNGLPPEQRAESIVDELAPAPTDIVLTKWRYSAFVRTDLAEFLGERDQLIITGVYGHIGVLTTALDAFMREVKPFVVADAVADFSRADHLSALHHVAQRCGHVLTTANLVDAVLGVAS comes from the coding sequence ATGAACACCATGGGCCTGCCCGCGATCAAGCCCTACGCCTTACCCGAGCCCGAGGAGCTGCCCGCGAACCGGGTGGACTGGCGGGTCGACCCGGCCCGTGCCGTACTGCTCGTGCACGATATGCAGAACCACTTCCTGGACGCCTTCCCGCGCGCGGACTCCCCGCTGCCGGAGGTGCTGGCCAACATCGACGCGCTGCGCAAGCACTGCACAGCAGCGGGCATCCCGGTGGTCTTCACCGCCCAGCCCGGCGGCCAGAGCCAGGACGAACGCGGTCTGCTGCTGGACTTCTGGGGCAACGGCCTGCCGCCGGAACAGCGCGCCGAGTCCATTGTGGACGAACTCGCGCCGGCGCCGACGGACATCGTGCTGACCAAGTGGCGGTACAGCGCGTTCGTGCGCACCGACCTGGCCGAGTTCCTCGGCGAGCGGGACCAGCTGATCATCACCGGCGTGTACGGGCACATCGGGGTGCTGACCACCGCGCTGGACGCGTTCATGCGCGAGGTCAAACCGTTCGTGGTGGCCGACGCGGTCGCCGACTTCTCCCGCGCGGACCACCTGTCCGCCCTGCACCACGTGGCCCAGCGCTGCGGGCACGTGCTGACCACCGCGAACCTGGTCGACGCCGTGCTGGGGGTGGCCTCGTGA
- a CDS encoding phosphopantetheine-binding protein, whose protein sequence is MTTAALREQVGELLGRPVTDEEDLLAAGLDSIRLMVLAERWESEGADVSFVTLLENPTVAAWARLVGN, encoded by the coding sequence GTGACCACCGCGGCCCTGCGCGAGCAGGTGGGCGAACTGCTGGGCCGCCCGGTCACCGACGAGGAGGACCTCCTGGCGGCCGGGCTGGACTCGATCCGGCTGATGGTGCTGGCCGAACGCTGGGAGTCCGAGGGCGCGGACGTCTCCTTCGTGACCCTGCTGGAGAACCCGACCGTCGCGGCCTGGGCGCGGCTGGTCGGCAACTGA
- a CDS encoding YwqG family protein — MWTDRLSAVARDRLPAEAAETWIKLFQPGIRLAFAGPGPRVGRLGGNPALPPEMDWPSWPDNGPLNFIAEVDCAALPREFLSIPLPAEGTLLFFYFDGEHQPGYPDSALVENIEGSRVIFVSEGTAVTERTAPPGIDPYPSVDLFTEVVATAPEREHHLLDQTRTASGATLAEAVQTVLGPGRSGTDVFGELRWEVEEGPFHQVGGFAAPVQGSVENELADQVFAGSWSDPGFAEEAARWVLLAQIDSCEEADMCWGDVGRLYWVIRSEDLAAGRFEAARCTMQCG, encoded by the coding sequence ATGTGGACGGACCGCCTCAGCGCGGTTGCCAGGGACCGCCTGCCCGCCGAGGCCGCGGAAACCTGGATCAAGCTGTTCCAGCCGGGCATCCGGCTCGCCTTCGCCGGGCCGGGGCCGCGGGTGGGCCGGTTGGGTGGGAATCCGGCGCTGCCGCCGGAGATGGACTGGCCGAGCTGGCCGGACAATGGGCCACTCAACTTCATCGCCGAGGTGGACTGTGCCGCACTGCCGCGGGAGTTCCTGAGCATCCCGCTGCCTGCCGAGGGCACGCTGCTGTTCTTCTATTTCGACGGCGAACACCAGCCGGGCTATCCCGACTCGGCCCTGGTGGAGAACATCGAGGGCAGCCGGGTGATCTTCGTGTCGGAGGGCACGGCGGTCACCGAACGAACGGCACCGCCCGGTATCGACCCCTACCCGAGTGTTGACCTCTTCACCGAGGTCGTGGCCACCGCCCCGGAGCGCGAGCATCACCTGCTGGACCAGACCCGGACGGCGAGCGGGGCCACCCTGGCCGAGGCCGTGCAGACCGTGCTTGGTCCGGGGCGCTCGGGCACCGATGTGTTCGGTGAGCTGCGCTGGGAGGTCGAGGAAGGCCCGTTCCACCAGGTCGGCGGTTTCGCCGCGCCGGTGCAGGGTTCGGTGGAGAACGAACTGGCTGACCAGGTGTTCGCGGGTTCCTGGTCGGACCCGGGTTTCGCCGAGGAGGCGGCGCGGTGGGTGTTACTCGCCCAGATCGACAGTTGCGAGGAGGCCGATATGTGCTGGGGCGATGTCGGCAGACTGTATTGGGTGATCCGGTCCGAGGACCTGGCCGCGGGCCGGTTCGAGGCCGCGCGGTGCACCATGCAGTGCGGTTGA
- a CDS encoding helix-turn-helix domain-containing protein: MSGLASKSEIGQRVRKYRRLRGMSVRTTAQLAGLSPAFLSMVENGERILDRLSHIQAIATALRVSPADLIDSAWAPAVARGPWVRDQELTGECRYPPSTTLAHQVPDPEA, translated from the coding sequence GTGTCTGGATTGGCGTCGAAAAGTGAGATCGGCCAGCGAGTCAGGAAGTACCGGCGACTGCGCGGAATGAGCGTGCGCACCACAGCCCAACTCGCCGGTCTCTCCCCGGCATTCCTGTCCATGGTGGAGAACGGCGAGCGGATACTGGACCGTCTTTCGCACATCCAGGCCATCGCCACCGCACTCCGGGTGTCGCCCGCCGATCTGATCGACTCGGCATGGGCCCCCGCGGTTGCCAGGGGCCCATGGGTCCGAGATCAGGAATTGACCGGTGAATGCAGGTACCCGCCGAGCACGACATTGGCCCACCAGGTGCCGGACCCGGAGGCGTAG